From the genome of Candidatus Angelobacter sp., one region includes:
- a CDS encoding Rieske 2Fe-2S domain-containing protein: MVHRVKGLGERDQPFADLNSDLSRRHFIGHFVVGTAVSTFVGKGWLATLVADCQPAAPGAGILRVRVGDFPALQNTNGSVRLALNPFTTNGPSGAFYPVLVNRGAADQFFALSTRCQHLGCVVPTFNASIGASLCPCHGSRYAIDGSVVAGPTTKPLISYANSFDGTILCIEIPGLGYSVTGTAVQGTVGPRFQLQFPTKSGVKYRVVLRQSFTDPGTTVLFATTSGGAATSSVLTGNGSTGTAFVDRATDAGFYSIVVQVTQA, translated from the coding sequence ATGGTTCATAGGGTCAAGGGTCTTGGTGAGCGCGACCAGCCATTCGCAGATCTGAATTCAGATTTGTCCAGGCGTCATTTCATCGGGCATTTTGTCGTGGGAACCGCGGTGTCGACCTTTGTGGGCAAGGGTTGGCTTGCCACCCTGGTGGCGGATTGCCAGCCGGCCGCGCCGGGAGCGGGCATTTTGCGCGTGCGGGTGGGGGATTTTCCAGCGTTACAGAACACCAACGGCTCGGTTCGATTGGCGCTGAATCCGTTCACCACGAACGGGCCAAGCGGCGCCTTTTATCCGGTGTTGGTCAATCGCGGAGCCGCGGATCAATTTTTTGCACTGAGCACCCGCTGTCAGCATCTTGGTTGCGTTGTTCCGACGTTCAACGCCTCAATAGGCGCGAGTTTATGCCCGTGTCACGGTTCCCGGTACGCGATCGACGGAAGCGTGGTGGCGGGACCGACGACCAAGCCGTTAATCTCGTATGCCAACAGCTTCGACGGCACGATTCTTTGCATTGAGATTCCGGGACTGGGCTACTCGGTGACCGGAACCGCTGTCCAGGGCACGGTTGGTCCGCGCTTTCAATTGCAGTTCCCCACCAAATCCGGGGTGAAATATCGCGTGGTGTTGCGGCAGTCCTTCACGGATCCCGGCACGACCGTTTTGTTCGCGACGACCAGTGGCGGGGCGGCAACTTCATCAGTGTTGACCGGCAATGGCTCCACCGGCACAGCGTTTGTGGACCGCGCGACCGATGCCGGCTTCTACTCGATCGTGGTTCAAGTGACACAGGCATAG
- a CDS encoding c-type cytochrome domain-containing protein yields the protein MKSIFESSCFRCHGPEHPKSRFRLDNRESALEGGENNHDDIVPGNSAQSKLIQYVARLVEDKEMPPAGKGDPLTTNQIGLLRAWIDQGAAWPKGAETARRETRMSVTPVVQWIHVTGNKQKFREDWSQKEGFTSGYERFEMTEPVGKDAELKVEGRALFPQEDYRIALTLARPDLGFVRAGFDTYRKYFNDAGGSFSNQPPPTLNRDLYVNNGKAWFDLGLTLPNWPKLVLGYEYQFRDGNESTLQWGLNTNGTFKAVYPGYKDLNEHAHIFKLGLNHEVAGVSLEDNFRAEIYDLKTTRISQGDAYFFNPNSIGIYKETYRHFDAANAFRVEKPVAEWLLVSAGYLYSRLNGDGSISQVFDSVATPGALQAGDSSQSITLSQESHTINGNVRLGPWQGLTAAAGAQAEWQRRNGFSQADLRIPLPGSLANPFSGLSDTDRSAVDETFEVRYDRIPFTVLYGDARLQQERIDYYENGFVDDGFGDSRDFVRDTNARGDLKQYRAGFTISPWPRVSLDASFTHHDKRTDYDNRSDIDGSQPPFFFPGNGYPAFMLSRDIKNDSVTARLVLRPATWLKTTLKYEVTATDYHTSTESSTNVSLGAFFPGGEILAGNEDAHVYSINTTLTPWRRLNLSTTFSYSQSRLLTGVNDGAVVVPYRGDIYSVLSTATFIVSRSTDFHASYSFSRADYRQNNEASGLPLGIGYDRHAVTAGVTRRLLKNMTANVQYGYFRYDEPTSAGANNYRAHAVMASLNINLP from the coding sequence GTGAAGTCAATTTTCGAAAGCTCCTGTTTCCGTTGCCACGGGCCCGAGCATCCGAAGTCCAGGTTTCGTCTGGATAATCGCGAGTCCGCGTTGGAAGGCGGTGAGAACAATCACGATGACATCGTTCCCGGCAACAGCGCCCAAAGCAAATTGATTCAATACGTGGCCCGCCTCGTTGAGGACAAGGAGATGCCGCCCGCGGGCAAGGGCGATCCATTGACGACGAACCAGATTGGATTATTGCGCGCCTGGATTGATCAAGGGGCGGCATGGCCGAAGGGCGCCGAGACTGCCCGACGTGAAACCCGGATGTCTGTCACGCCGGTCGTACAATGGATCCATGTGACTGGTAACAAACAGAAGTTTAGGGAGGACTGGTCGCAAAAGGAAGGCTTCACGTCCGGTTACGAACGCTTCGAGATGACAGAGCCGGTCGGCAAGGACGCGGAATTGAAAGTCGAAGGTCGGGCGCTGTTTCCACAGGAGGACTACCGCATCGCGCTCACATTGGCCAGGCCCGATCTTGGCTTCGTCCGCGCCGGCTTTGACACGTATCGCAAGTATTTCAACGATGCCGGCGGCTCTTTTTCCAATCAACCGCCACCGACGCTCAACCGCGACCTGTATGTGAACAACGGCAAGGCGTGGTTTGACCTGGGATTGACTCTGCCCAACTGGCCGAAATTGGTTTTGGGTTACGAATATCAGTTCAGGGATGGCAACGAATCCACGTTGCAATGGGGTCTCAACACGAACGGGACTTTCAAGGCCGTTTATCCCGGCTACAAGGATCTCAACGAGCACGCGCATATCTTCAAACTGGGCTTGAACCATGAGGTCGCCGGGGTTTCGCTGGAGGATAATTTTCGCGCGGAGATTTACGATTTGAAAACGACGCGAATCAGCCAGGGCGACGCATATTTTTTCAACCCGAACAGCATTGGAATCTACAAAGAGACCTACCGTCATTTCGACGCCGCGAATGCGTTCCGCGTTGAAAAGCCGGTGGCCGAATGGCTCCTTGTATCCGCCGGCTATCTTTACTCGCGACTTAACGGCGACGGTTCGATCAGCCAGGTGTTTGACTCGGTCGCGACGCCGGGAGCGTTGCAGGCCGGTGACAGCAGCCAGAGCATCACGCTGAGCCAGGAATCGCACACGATCAACGGCAACGTCCGATTGGGGCCGTGGCAGGGTTTGACCGCAGCGGCGGGCGCCCAGGCTGAATGGCAGCGGCGCAACGGATTCAGTCAGGCCGATTTGCGCATTCCACTGCCAGGTTCTCTCGCGAATCCATTCTCGGGTCTGTCGGACACAGATCGTTCGGCCGTGGATGAGACGTTCGAGGTGCGCTACGACCGGATTCCTTTCACCGTTCTTTATGGCGATGCCCGCCTCCAGCAGGAAAGGATCGATTATTACGAGAACGGCTTCGTTGACGACGGTTTCGGTGACAGTCGCGATTTCGTACGCGACACGAATGCCAGGGGGGATCTGAAGCAATACCGCGCAGGGTTCACCATTTCTCCGTGGCCGCGCGTTTCGCTCGACGCCAGTTTCACGCACCACGACAAGCGAACGGACTACGACAACCGCAGCGACATCGATGGTTCGCAGCCGCCGTTTTTCTTCCCGGGCAACGGCTATCCCGCGTTCATGTTATCGCGTGACATCAAGAACGACAGCGTGACGGCCAGGCTGGTGCTTCGTCCGGCGACGTGGCTGAAGACAACGCTGAAGTACGAAGTCACGGCCACCGATTATCACACCTCGACAGAGTCGAGCACGAACGTCAGTTTGGGGGCGTTTTTTCCAGGCGGCGAAATCCTTGCGGGAAACGAGGACGCGCACGTTTACAGCATCAACACGACCCTGACGCCGTGGCGGCGGTTGAATCTTTCCACGACGTTCTCTTATTCGCAATCGCGACTGTTGACCGGCGTAAATGACGGGGCAGTCGTTGTACCGTATCGCGGCGACATCTACAGCGTGCTCTCCACCGCAACATTCATAGTCAGCAGATCGACCGACTTTCACGCGAGTTATTCCTTCTCTCGCGCCGATTATCGGCAAAACAATGAGGCGAGCGGCCTGCCCCTGGGGATCGGGTATGACCGCCACGCGGTGACGGCGGGCGTGACGCGGCGGTTGTTGAAAAATATGACCGCAAACGTCCAATACGGTTATTTCCGTTACGACGAGCCCACTTCGGCCGGCGCGAACAACTATCGGGCGCACGCCGTCATGGCTTCACTGAACATCAATCTGCCGTGA